From Camelina sativa cultivar DH55 chromosome 20, Cs, whole genome shotgun sequence, the proteins below share one genomic window:
- the LOC109131279 gene encoding serine/arginine-rich splicing factor 1-like has protein sequence MSDPSGQSSTTTVGGNGGGSGSNGGGGGGGGGGGSFGIQPQRSKVRKQVWAGVLGISSSTNN, from the coding sequence atGAGCGACCCTAGTGGCCAATCTTCAACAACGACTGTCGGTGGAAACGGCGGCGGCAGCGGTAGTAACGGTGGgggtggaggtggtggtggaggtggtggcTCCTTTGGGATTCAGCCGCAGAGATCAAAGGTGAGGAAGCAAGTGTGGGCTGGAGTTCTCGGCATCTCTTCCTCCACCAATAATTAG